A window of Benincasa hispida cultivar B227 chromosome 9, ASM972705v1, whole genome shotgun sequence genomic DNA:
TTCCACTTTATGGAGTATAAATTTAAACTCTCGGGACAGGTTGGGATTCCTTATTGACTTCTTGTCTCATGCTGCCATTGTTGGCTTCATGGGTGGAGCTGCCGTCACCATTGCTCTCCAACAACTAAAAGGCTTTCTTGGCATAAAGAAATTCACAAATAAAACAGATATTATCTCTGTTATGCAGTTGATATTTGGCACGATACAACATGGAGTGAGTTCTACACCTCTGattgcaaaatgaaaaattgttaGTTTCAGCATGTTTGAGTTCCTTTCTCACTGAATACCTTGTATACTTTGTCACAGTGGAACTGGCAGACGATAGTGATTGCTGCAACCTTCCTTGGTTTCCTTCTATTTGCAAAATTCATTGTAAAGTCCCTTACTTCCATCACCAATAATATAAGAACTCATCTATTTCTCTACTGCCCCTCTTAAGATTGTTCTCATTGATATGGAGCAGGGGAAGAGGAACAAGAGGCTCTTTTGGGTGCCTGCAATTGCTCCACTTATATCTGTTGTACTGTCCACCCTTTTGGTTTACATTACTCGTGCAGATAAGGAAGGAGTTGCAATTGTGAGTATATGAATTAATACTGCGTCAAGATTGATCATTTTACATCTCCTTTTCTTAATGTGTCTTTTACTATCTTATAAAGGTGAAACACATAAAGAAAGGAATCAATCCCCCATCTGTAAAGGACTTATATTTATCAGGCCAATACCTTCCGAAAGGGATTAAGATCGGTGTTGTGGCGGGAATGGTAGCATTGACGGTGAGCCTACTCTAAAACTACTTTACTGTTGGAAGAAAGTCTATTAGTCATTCTTTGTGTTCATGTTCtgaatttttgtttgatttttaggAAGCCGTTGCGATTGGAAGAACGTTTGCTTCAATGAAAGACTATCAAATAGATGGGAACAAGGAAATGGTAGCAATGGGAGTCATGAATGTTGTTGGTTCAATGACTTCCTGCTATgtagcaacaggtgagaaaggaaagaaaagtaaATATATCAGAATAAGAGCCTCATTTGACTGCTAATTATCCTAAATATCATGTCATTGTCAAGTGATTGTGTCCATATCATTGCCTGCAGGATCATTCTCTCGATCCGCTGTAAATTACATGGCTGGCTGCCAAACTGCAGTCTCCAACATTGTGATGTCCATTGTAGTACTCCTAACTTTGACATTACTCACCCCACTTTTCAAATATACTCCTCATGCGATTCTGTCTGCTATCATCATATCCGCTGTGATCAACTTGGTCGACTTGTACGCAGTGAAACTGATTTGGAAGAttgataaatttgattttgttgcTTGTATGGGAGCCTTCTTCGGTGTCATCTTTTTCTCTGTTGAGATAGGCCTTCTTGTTGCGGTAAATAATACCTACCTAACTCCATCTAAAGCTCCTGAATATCAaaacagatttttttttttatactaacTTCTTTTAGTTATTTCGTTTTTCTCTTACTTTTTGTAGGTATGCATTTCCTTCGCCAAAATTCTTCTACAAGTTACCAGGCCAAGGACTGCAATTCTTGGAAAGATCCCGAGGACGACCGTTTACCGAAACATACTGCAATATCCTGAAGCAACCAAGGTTCCCGGCATTTTGATAGTGAGAGTTGATTCGGCAATTTACTTTTCCAACTCCAATTACATCAAGGAAAGGTATAGATATAGATGAAAGTCACCTCAAGCAGCCCAACACTGTCTTGTTTTCACTTATTTTAAAGTTCAATGTCTTTGAAATCTAAGAGAATACAACTTCATAAGCAACATGTATTTGTAAATATTGAGAAATGATGCTGAATTTCGATGTCTTTACAGGATATTGAGATGGCTGGTTGATGAGGAAGAACAAACGAAAAAGTTATACCAGAACAAAATCCAGTTTCTAATAGTTGAAATGTCACGTAAGTATCTGTTTCAAGGCATTTTGAATCTAATTAAACAGTGAAGAAAACATTCGAGACACTGCTGggccaattaaactaatttctgtTTGTGTTTTATGCTGAAGCTGTTACTGACATAGACACCAGTGGTATACATGCTTTGGAAGAGCTAAATGGGAGTCTCAAGAAAAGAGAAATTGAGGTAAAAACTTCACCTTTTACAGAATCATCTAACTAGTTTAATATGTGACCAATTAACTTTTTGAAAGCAAATCTCCTAACCTGAAGTTATGTTGGTGGAAACAGCTCATTCTAGCAAATCCGGGGCCCGTGGTGATCAACAAACTTCACGCGTCGGAGTTTGTAGATTTGATAGGCCAAGACCATATCTTCCTCACAGTTGCAGATGCAGTCTCATCTTGTAGTCCGAAGATAATGAACGACGTTTGACAAagcaaaataacaaaaagttaGGGGTTGGTTGTTTAACGTGAGACAAGATAAGAGGCACTCACCAAACTGGGACATATATCGCTCAACGCACACAGTATTTGTAAGTAATGGGATGATTAAGGGAGTGGAGTCATTTCCATATTCcaaaacaaaaatggaaaaaaaagggggaaaaaaaaggaaagagggTTGTGTAAAATGGGAAAGTGGGATTGTATCATGTTCTTGAGTCAAACAAGAATGTGGAAACAATTTGAGATAGAAATTGCATCATCATTcattattgaattattttgttCCATTCACAGAATAATGTTAATGTATCAACGaatagaaaatgaaattgaCACAGATCATCAGAGTGTTAAAGTTGTTTTTAGGATTTGACCCAAAAGAAAAAGTtgattaaatttctttaaggaaGCAACAAGCAGCAGCCAATAGCATGAAAACCAAGCTAAACCCACCATTGAGAATGTGGCCGTCATGGAAAATGAAAAGTTGCAACTCATTAAAGGGCAATGGGGGTTGCTTGGAAATTGTGATCATCAATGTCCACTTGGTCATAAATGATAGTTAATAAATGGAATCCAATAAGAAGAGCTGCAGAGTAGGGGTTGAGTTAAATTTCAGGAGAGATGATGAGTTGTGAAGTGGGGAATGGAAAATGGGGAAAAAACCAAATCAATCTAACCCCACTCGTTTGCATCAGCATGAAgtgaaattatgaaattgaCTTCATTGTGTGTATTTGTTGATCTTATAATTGAAGAGATTTTTGTATGGATGATCTTTTTTCAATCTCTTAAATGATTAATGATCTACTCCTACAAACGTATCAAAAACTCATAATTTCACGGAGTACTCGCTACTCATTAAATCTTAGTTACCTCTTTTCTTTGACCTTGTATCGAGTTTCACTTCCATTAAAAATACTAAATAATGAATATCAAGACTGAAAAACAAGAAACGGGTAGCATTAGCACAGTTTAAGAGGAATGCGTATACAAGGGATGAATTTCATAATTAAGCAAGTAAAACGTTGcaaaatttatatttctaaGAAGTTGATCAATTACATTTGAATTGAATCTAGTAAGAAGAAAGatcataaggaaaaaaaaaagggtttgaACCACAAAGAAACACACAGAAAcacaaaacacacaaaaaacgAAGTACGAACCTAAATCAAATGACCTAAAATCAAACTGCTGTAATAAAACAAAGTGAGAATAAAATGACAGTTGGGGCATTTGCGTTTTTGCGTCTCCCCATTCCTCCATTCCCCAATCCATTCTCACAATTTCAAGATGCTTGTCAACTCATGCATCAGTCTCACAATTAAAAAGtgtgaattttatattttattaatttaaaaaaaaaatcttatactaaaatattatggaaaatttttaaaaaatcatgtgAAATCTCCTAAATAAATATCGTAGgctcaagagttcacaactctaCTATTTTTGCAAACACCCTAGAAAAGGAACAAGAATAAgagaataataaaatttttaccCATAGATTTTAGATTTACTTTCCATTTGCTCCTTATATCCCAAATATGTtttgagttttgattttgatttcaatttagttctatgtttcaaaatgttattgttacttttgaaatttcaatttggtctctagattttgagatttatcttttttactaaatattcaCTCTCAATTTCTAGTATtgatgtctattaattaatctaaaagaattataattaattaagtttcattatCATTTccatttattataaaaattaattttgcaatttcacttcataattattttaaattaatcaacattaacATCAAAATCAACATCGAGTATTatgttaaaaatcaaaataaaaaatgtaaatattgaaACCTATGGATTAAATTgaatcaaaactcaaaacttaagccTATTTTAAAACTgagactaaattaaaaataaaactcaaaacttaaaagattaataatataacattttgaaactttaaggatcaaatgaaaattataCTTAAAATCTAGAgatgaaaagaatgtttttctCTAAACactaaaagtaaaaagaatacAAATAATTTTCTATCTATTCCCCACGAAGTTTTCACTGGGGTTGGCGGCGAAGATGGGGGAAAATACCCCTGCAGAGACGGGAATGGGGACAGGGTCGGGATACCTTCTCCGTCCCTGCCCATCTTTGATCAGGGATCCGATTATAATCCCCGATTTGACCTCCATCCTCGATTAAACTGGAGATTCCCCACCCGATCAGGACAAGGACCCACGTGGACCCGATACCGCCGAAATTTTTGTCAATCCTAGTCTACACTGGTgatgagcaaaaaaaaaaaaaaaaactaggtaCGTGGAGCTAAAAGAATTAGAATAAAAAAGTTGATTAATGTaaccttcttcttcatttgtgtCCAAATGTTAATTTTTGTCAATTCGATTCTAAATAGAGGTTCAAAATTCCGTCCATGCCTCTAAAATGACATCTCAATTCAAAGTAAATAATTTAACCTCAATAGAAAGTATAGTTCAGTCAAATgtacatatgatataaccatcatCTTTTTCACCTTTTCATATCATCTGCATTATCATCTTTGTAGTTCGTATTACTCCCGTGATTGAatcaataacttttttttttttgtttttttgttgatGTTCATGAGTGTTCAAGTCAATTTATGTGCACCTCGACTAATTTCACAAGACAACTACAATATTTGGATGTCAAGGAAACTTGCACAATACTAAATCCTAGGTAGTGGCCACCATGAACTAAACTCATGACCTCTTAATCATTTATCTAGGAGATGGATTGAAtcaataatttataataattaatttatacttCATATTAATCAAACAatattattcattattttattaaataaatttcaattcattattttattaaataaatttcaataattattgAAGCATAATTTAATAATGTATATAATAAGAAAACATGTTAATATATGTTGctacatatattttaaaagtgaGCACACTTTTAATTGAATCAGCACTACAAGATGTATTATAATTGAGTTGAAttccaaaaaattaaataattatgaaatttgcaatattaaaatccatttttcccTTCTAATTTACTAAAACGAACAATCTTTTAATCAAATAGATCATTTAAATACGTGCCAATTTCACTATCTATCTATATCATTGTGAATTGCAAGTTGAGTATGAAGTAGACTATCATCTCAGCAATTATGAGCCAActtttttaactaaataaattattattaaaaaaaaaactttaacttttttttccttaaattaatatgatattttatatcATAGTCTCTAATGGCCCTACTTCTACAATTTGTCATG
This region includes:
- the LOC120085417 gene encoding sulfate transporter 1.3-like, whose protein sequence is MSDMRENSADEGLERKEMDYRCSSTDNEGEDERYIHRVGVPPKQNLYKEIKSAVKETFFPDDPLRSFKDQTKKRKFILGIQAVFPILDWGRTYNLAKFKGDVISGLTIASLCIPQDIGYAELANLSPEYGLYSSFVPPLIYALMGSSRDIAIGPVAVVSLLLGTLLQEAIDSSTNPEDYRRLAFTATFFAGITQATLGVLRLGFLIDFLSHAAIVGFMGGAAVTIALQQLKGFLGIKKFTNKTDIISVMQLIFGTIQHGWNWQTIVIAATFLGFLLFAKFIGKRNKRLFWVPAIAPLISVVLSTLLVYITRADKEGVAIVKHIKKGINPPSVKDLYLSGQYLPKGIKIGVVAGMVALTEAVAIGRTFASMKDYQIDGNKEMVAMGVMNVVGSMTSCYVATGSFSRSAVNYMAGCQTAVSNIVMSIVVLLTLTLLTPLFKYTPHAILSAIIISAVINLVDLYAVKLIWKIDKFDFVACMGAFFGVIFFSVEIGLLVAVCISFAKILLQVTRPRTAILGKIPRTTVYRNILQYPEATKVPGILIVRVDSAIYFSNSNYIKERILRWLVDEEEQTKKLYQNKIQFLIVEMSPVTDIDTSGIHALEELNGSLKKREIELILANPGPVVINKLHASEFVDLIGQDHIFLTVADAVSSCSPKIMNDV